The Impatiens glandulifera chromosome 3, dImpGla2.1, whole genome shotgun sequence genome contains a region encoding:
- the LOC124932181 gene encoding uncharacterized protein LOC124932181 gives MKNNLVNIDIFLFHLLSCKIRTKKPPPFDPKAMDSSNKGLASCSSGKKMTKLRRTTKAVKKMRLIVDIYTTALHCTVEDLDRRNGIQNPERIDRDKEAKLVNVDGEKKINDVATTSKSVGIKGSKSSNGETSNSVVAFENKRKKLRNQQNISENKRKKLRNQQNISSDDSSKQPRILMKKKHTTKEENKMELPENLHTISDPSPVKDQAPNLLQLSVSLENFDCKKEVSVDSKTEKGSNSILEEEMHIPGPPGSLLPSLDHDCGNTLSLATSNDLIEKDSSDSFMSAAMSFVLDIHKKPAAVPVLRLMGKDLIVILPENNM, from the exons atgaaaaataaCCTAGTGAATATCGACATTTTCCTCTTTCATCTTCTCTCATGCAAAATTCGAACGAAAAAGCCGCCCCCTTTCGATCCTAAAG CTATGGATTCGAGCAATAAAGGTTTGGCAAGTTGTAGTTCTGGGAAGAAGATGACCAAACTGCGTAGAACAACAAAGGCAGTGAAGAAGATGAGACTGATTGTGGACATTTATACCACTGCACTACATTGCACGGTGGAAGATCTTGACAGAAGAAATGGTATACAGAATCCTGAACGG ATTGATAGAGACAAAGAAGCAAAACTGGTCAATGTTGATGGGGAGAAAAAGATCAATGATGTAGCAACTACGAGTAAATCAGTGGGTATCAAAGGAAGCAAATCCTCAAATGGTGAAACCAGCAACAGCGTAGTAGCGTTTGAGAACAAGAGGAAGAAGCTAAGAAATCAGCAAAACATCTCTGAGAACAAGAGGAAGAAGCTAAGAAATCAGCAAAACATCTCTTCCGATGATAGTTCCAAACAGCCAAGGatattgatgaagaagaagcatACTAccaaagaagaaaacaaaatggAGTTACCTGAGAATCTTCACACAATATCAGATCCATCACCTGTAAAAGATCAAGCTCCTAATCTACTACAATTATCAGTTTCACTTGAGAATTTTGACTGCAAAAAGGAGGTTTCAGTGGATTCTAAGACCGAGAAAGGAAGTAATAGCATCCTGGAGGAGGAGATGCACATTCCTGGACCTCCGGGATCATTATTGCCTAGTCTTGATCATGATTGTGGAAATACATTATCCTTGGCAACCAGCAATGATCTTATTGAGAAAGATTCATCAGATTCTTTCATGTCTGCTGCAATGTCATTCGTCTTGGATATTCACAAGAAACCTGCAGCAGTTCCGGTGCTTAGGCTAATGGGGAAAGATCTAATTGTGATCTTGCCAGAGAATAACATGTAG
- the LOC124932600 gene encoding probable inactive receptor kinase At5g58300 yields the protein MKFSSIVTSTILLFLLIPLASCVLNSDRQALLDFISAIHHDFRLDWNSSLPVCSSWLGISCNKEATRVTAIHLPGMGLRGSIPLNSIGKMDSLKALSLRSNHLNGTLPSDISSILSLQQVHLEHNNFSGQIPPFYSDKLRDLDMSFNSFSGTIPNINITRLRHLNLSHNMLTGTIPDPLQEFPASSFLGNSFVCGPPLENCSSPSPVPAVVSPPKQVSRTRKRLGNGVIVSIAIGSLSFSFILLLLIFFHYPKPRSARVCDEPSARRMEVPNESSLSTTTKPQEESKKLVFFEGCPYTFIIEDLLGAPAEVLGKGTYGTVYRTIFHEGTVMVVKRLKDVLIDKKSFEERMDFLGSFEEHPNLLSLRGYSYSVDNKLLVYDYIADGSLAARMHGDRKRSSSPLDWKARLNIAIGTARGISHIHSKGGDKGKKITPHGNIKAANVLLTKDNESGIVCDFGLLCITRSPKGRTSRPGYYAPEMVVYERATSKTDVYSFGVVLLEILTGRCPLRVLGMEKNSCMSDLVEWVQSVVMEDWTCEVFDAWLLAQKCIEEYEEEMVQMLQIALACVARLPDSRPTMQQVVSMLEEI from the exons ATGAAATTCTCATCAATTGTTACTTCCACGATTCTCCTATTCCTTCTCATACCACTGGCTAGTTGTGTTCTGAACTCAGATAGACAGGCTCTTCTGGACTTCATCTCGGCTATTCATCACGACTTTAGACTGGATTGGAATTCTAGTCTCCCAGTTTGTAGCTCTTGGTTGGGCATTTCCTGCAACAAAGAGGCCACGAGAGTAACTGCTATTCATCTTCCAGGCATGGGTTTAAGGGGATCAATCCCATTGAATAGTATTGGTAAGATGGATTCTCTTAAAGCTCTCAGTCTTCGGTCTAACCATCTCAATGGAACTCTTCCTTCTGATATCTCTTCAATTCTCTCGCTCCAACAGGTGCATCTTGAACATAATAATTTCTCTGGCCAAATTCCGCCTTTCTATTCTGATAAACTGAGAGATTTAGACATGTCTTTTAACTCCTTCAGCGGTACAATCCCAAATATCAACATCACAAGACTTAGACATCTGAATTTGAGTCATAACATGCTTACTGGTACAATTCCAGACCCACTTCAGGAATTCCCTGCATCTTCCTTTTTGGGTAATTCATTTGTATGTGGGCCTCCACTTGAAAACTGTTCTTCTCCTTCTCCAGTTCCTGCTGTTGTTTCCCCACCCAAACAGGTCTCTAGAACACGAAAGAGGCTTGGGAATGGCGTTATTGTTTCTATTGCAATAGGGAGtttatcattttcattcattttactTCTGTTAATCTTTTTTCATTATCCAAAACCAAGAAGCGCACGTGTTTGCGATGAACCGTCAGCAAGAAGGATGGAAGTTCCTAATGAATCGAGTCTGAGTACTACTACTAAACCCCAAGAAGAGAGCAAGAAGCTGGTATTCTTTGAAGGATGTCCGTATACATTCATAATCGAGGACTTACTAGGGGCTCCTGCTGAAGTTCTTGGGAAAGGAACGTATGGAACTGTATACAGAACCATCTTTCATGAAGGAACGGTGATGGTAGTAAAAAGACTGAAGGATGTTTTGATTGACAAGAAGTCTTTTGAAGAGCGGATGGATTTTCTTGGTTCGTTTGAAGAACATCCTAACTTACTTTCTCTCCGAGGCTACAGCTACTCTGTCGACAACAAGCTCTTAGTTTACGACTACATAGCTGATGGAAGCTTGGCTGCTCGCATGCATg GTGATAGGAAAAGAAGTAGCAGTCCATTAGATTGGAAGGCTAGATTGAACATTGCAATTGGAACAGCAAGAGGAATATCCCATATACATTCAAAAGGAGGTGACAAAGGCAAGAAGATTACACCACATGGAAACATAAAGGCAGCAAATGTTCTCCTGACAAAAGACAACGAATCTGGAATTGTGTGTGATTTCGGGTTGCTTTGCATAACGCGTTCTCCTAAAGGAAGAACATCGCGTCCAGGATACTATGCTCCTGAGATGGTTGTGTACGAAAGAGCAACGAGTAAAACAGATGTGTACAGCTTTGGAGTAGTGTTGCTGGAGATTTTGACTGGTAGGTGTCCATTGAGAGTGTTGGGAATGGAGAAGAATAGTTGTATGTCTGATTTGGTGGAGTGGGTACAATCGGTTGTAATGGAAGATTGGACCTGTGAGGTTTTCGATGCTTGGCTGCTGGCTCAGAAATGTatagaagaatatgaagaagaGATGGTGCAAATGCTGCAGATTGCACTTGCATGTGTTGCTAGGTTACCTGATTCAAGACCCACAATGCAACAAGTTGTTAGCATGTTGGAAGAAATCTAA
- the LOC124932180 gene encoding uncharacterized protein LOC124932180 — translation MVEIEAPPPQPDAPLQITKPLTIKISNSEAKHVQTSNLSTASSPYGSPLISPPSSAFVSALQSPYISPRAIEIPINLLPNPNPNPNPLTHPSPPVSYSGSQSDDVPSTSYTPPPEADDFCDEPTNQKLKIDSAPPRISFSFPVPRISFAKNPVSPASNGKLRSCDVYIGYHGQNPNLTRFCKWLKSELELQGIACFTADRAKYSDTQSHEIADRVICSVTFGVVVITPFSVLNSVTLEEIRFFAQKKNLIPLFFDTDQTEITDLLQHGSDYKDNREAIEGLMKSQEFMLEANEGNWRSCVCKAAGILTAKLGRKSVAEREVESGYDELPFLRNKFFVDREREIMEIETAFFGNGDYIENNGQSDEESEVDISRGGRYICLEVGRRKEPKLEAWVEPVIGRNSIKRHKYNKSKSGKYKSFGSSIVCINGAAGIGKTELALEFAHRYCQRYKMVLWVGGEAQYFRQNILNLSLNLGLDVSADAEKERGRIRSFEEQEGEAFKRVKRELFRDMPYLLIIDNLETEKEWWEGKDLHDLIPRNTGGTHVIVTTRLSRVMNFDPMQLQPLPLTDAMNLIKGRRKKDYSIEEIDYLGKFDEKVGRSSFGLWVIGSLLSELQILPSALFEAINNIQIEEASNLSVADEFIMKVITFCDAVVQKSNVLTSQMLLAGGWFAPTPISSNLLVAAAKSMPNTKNRFRNWTKCCCLGGRLSSSTWKSEEDSALLLVKLGLARRANKQSGCWIQFHPITQIYSRRKGGSLTAKATVQGVRKIGNPFANSDHLWASAFLVFGFKSAPPLVQMKVVDMVLFIKKTALPLAIRAFTVFSRCNAALELLKVCTNVLEEVEKSFVSQIQDWCHGSLCWKKKKLLLQSNQKLDEYLWQDVTLLKAALLETRAKLLLKGGLFDSGEELCRTCISIRTVMLGHNHSQTLAAQETLAKLVRMRSKI, via the coding sequence atggtggAAATAGAAGCACCACCACCACAACCAGATGCTCCGCTTCAAATTACCAAACCCCTCACCATCAAGATTTCAAATTCTGAAGCAAAACATGTTCAAACTAGCAACTTGTCAACGGCTTCATCTCCATACGGTTCTCCTCTCATCTCTCCTCCTTCATCTGCATTCGTCTCTGCTCTTCAGTCCCCTTACATTTCCCCAAGAGCAATCGAAATCCCAATAAATCTTCTTCCTAATCCTAATCCTAATCCTAATCCTCTCACCCACCCATCACCTCCGGTTTCCTATTCCGGTTCACAGTCCGACGACGTTCCCAGCACTTCTTACACTCCCCCGCCGGAAGCCGACGATTTTTGCGACGAACCCACTAACCAAAAGCTCAAGATTGACTCCGCCCCTCCTCGAATCTCCTTCTCTTTCCCAGTTCCACGGATTTCCTTCGCCAAAAACCCGGTTTCACCCGCATCAAATGGTAAGCTGAGAAGCTGCGACGTTTACATAGGATACCATGGTCAAAACCCAAACCTAACTCGCTTCTGCAAGTGGCTCAAATCTGAACTCGAGCTTCAAGGGATTGCTTGTTTCACCGCCGACAGGGCAAAGTACTCAGACACGCAGAGTCACGAGATTGCCGACCGTGTTATTTGCTCCGTTACTTTCGGAGTTGTGGTTATTACTCCTTTCAGTGTTCTCAACTCTGTTACCTTAGAGGAGATCAGATTCTTCGCTCAGAAGAAGAATCTGATTCCCCTGTTCTTCGACACAGACCAGACAGAAATCACCGATCTTCTTCAACATGGTTCAGATTATAAAGACAACAGAGAAGCCATCGAAGGACTGATGAAATCTCAAGAGTTCATGCTTGAAGCAAATGAAGGTAACTGGAGAAGCTGCGTCTGTAAAGCAGCTGGGATTTTGACGGCAAAGCTTGGTCGGAAGAGTGTTGCGGAGAGGGAGGTTGAAAGTGGGTACGATGAGTTGCCGTTTCTTCGTAACAAATTCTTTGTGGATAGAGAAAGAGAGATCATGGAGATTGAAACTGCCTTCTTTGGGAATGGGGATTATATAGAGAATAATGGGCAATCAGATGAAGAAAGTGAAGTTGACATTAGCAGAGGAGGGAGATACATATGTCTTGAAGTGGGAAGACGAAAGGAACCAAAATTAGAAGCTTGGGTTGAACCCGTGATTGGAAGAAACTCAATTAAGAGACACAAGTATAATAAATCAAAGAGCGGAAAATACAAAAGCTTTGGAAGCAGTATTGTTTGCATAAACGGAGCTGCCGGCATTGGAAAGACTGAACTAGCGTTGGAATTTGCTCACAGGTATTGCCAGAGATACAAGATGGTTTTATGGGTTGGAGGCGAAGCTCAGTATTTCAGACAGAACATACTCAATCTGTCGCTTAATTTAGGACTGGACGTGAGTGCCGACGCAGAGAAGGAAAGGGGGAGAATTCGAAGCTTCGAAGAGCAAGAAGGGGAAGCATTCAAGAGAGTCAAGAGGGAATTGTTTCGCGATATGCCTTATTTGCTTATCATTGATAATCTAGAGACAGAGAAAGAATGGTGGGAAGGGAAAGATCTTCATGACTTGATACCAAGAAATACAGGTGGGACTCATGTCATAGTTACGACGAGGCTATCACGAGTGATGAACTTCGATCCTATGCAGCTTCAGCCATTGCCGTTAACAGACGCCATGAATTTGatcaaaggaagaagaaagaaggattACTCAATTGAGGAGATTGATTAtcttgggaaatttgatgagaaaGTTGGCAGATCGAGTTTCGGTTTATGGGTCATCGGTTCCCTACTCTCCGAACTGCAAATTCTTCCTTCGGCCCTCTTCGAAGCTATAAACAATATCCAGATTGAGGAAGCTTCTAATTTGAGCGTTGCAGATGAATTCATAATGAAAGTGATCACCTTTTGTGACGCTGTCGTGCAGAAATCGAACGTTCTCACATCACAAATGCTTCTAGCCGGGGGTTGGTTTGCGCCGACGCCCATTTCGAGTAATCTACTAGTCGCGGCAGCTAAAAGCATGCCAAACACCAAAAACCGGTTCAGGAATTGGACCAAGTGTTGTTGCTTGGGCGGTCGGTTATCAAGCTCGACATGGAAGAGTGAAGAGGATTCGGCTCTCCTGTTGGTTAAGCTAGGTTTAGCTCGACGGGCGAATAAGCAATCCGGCTGCTGGATCCAGTTCCATCCGATAACTCAAATATACTCTAGGAGAAAAGGCGGTTCATTAACCGCCAAGGCAACCGTCCAAGGAGTGAGAAAGATTGGGAATCCGTTCGCCAACTCGGACCATCTCTGGGCTTCCGCATTTCTGGTATTTGGATTCAAATCTGCACCTCCTCTCGTACAAATGAAAGTGGTTGATATGGTTCTGTTCATAAAGAAAACCGCTCTGCCTCTAGCAATCAGAGCGTTTACGGTTTTCTCAAGATGTAACGCAGCGTTGGAGCTTCTCAAAGTGTGCACGAACGTTCTGGAGGAAGTGGAGAAGTCTTTTGTATCTCAGATACAGGATTGGTGCCATGGATCGCTTtgctggaagaagaagaagttgctGTTACAGTCGAACCAGAAATTGGATGAGTATTTGTGGCAAGACGTGACGTTATTGAAAGCAGCTTTGCTCGAGACGAGAGCAAAACTACTTCTGAAAGGCGGACTCTTTGACAGCGGTGAAGAGCTCTGTAGAACTTGCATTAGTATAAGAACAGTGATGTTGGGACATAACCATTCACAAACCTTGGCTGCTCAAGAAACATTAGCAAAGTTAGTCAGGATGAGAAGCAAGATttga
- the LOC124931551 gene encoding protein GAMETOPHYTE DEFECTIVE 1-like — MEFFDMNVPYYESDRNISDKDKASRKATRLKLLVKAIELGYGGLAYNRVLKGVMSDLDRCSIPLFPFSSLTKISPSISSSVKLHRQVLGLPLSAPFRQFTRLTVIVESSSQALSLNSGNPILKSYDIVAVRPMNQSAFEQACQTSEVDMISIHFSDKMPFRLKHPMVKAAIQRGVYFEITYSGLITDAQTRRQLISNAKLLVDWTRGKNLIISSAAPSVSEMRGPYDIANLTSLLGLPMERAKAALSKNCRALLTHAVRRKHYYKEAVRVELIPSTGNSDETKEKLLNDWLLNWDPISSGDGDLLLDEMKNSVSASNLVSKTVKAIDFASVMNSIASAAEEAVKHPYTVSEETNRDGLNSKPIDCANHLTDVENTNVLEDTKIPDASLVLEDDKMEEDLILTVSSGPSILESSDYHTLKKHVNVEGEEQGMETTEFKGEEQGMETTESKGEEQRMEITESKGEEQGMEITESKGKEQGMEITESKGEEQGMEITESKEMDMVVMGELTYDKDDDLVNTDLATQEQKKIENQAETSCTVTFDKFPGKIILKPRKRHRGFLFPLRRLLTPINFKRKAKKSKAVIQLM, encoded by the exons ATGGAATTCTTCGACATGAATGTACCATATTACGAGTCCGATAGAAATATCTCCGACAAAGACAAGGCTTCAAGAAAAGCTACGCGATTGAAGCTCCTTGTTAAAGCAATCGAGCTCGGTTATGGCGGATTAGCGTACAATCGTGTTTTGAAGGGCGTGATGTCGGATTTGGATCGCTGTTCAATCCCTCTATTCCCTTTCTCATCCCTCACTAAGATCTCTCCTTCAATTTCCTCCTCCGTTAAACTCCATCGCCAAGTCCTCGGCCTTCCCTTGTCCGCTCCCTTCCGTCAGTTCACTCGATTGACGGTCATTGTGGAAAGTTCAAGTCAAGCTCTTTCTCTCAACTCCGGCAATCCAATTTTAAAAAGCTATGATATTGTCGCTGTTCGCCCCATGAATCAAAGTGCTTTCGAGCAAGCATGTCAGACATCTGAG gtggACATGATTTCGATTCATTTTTCAGATAAGATGCCGTTTAGATTGAAACATCCCATGGTCAAAGCTGCAATTCAG CGTGgtgtttattttgaaataacttaTTCAGGCCTCATTACGGATGCTCAGACAAGGAGACAACTGATATCTAATGCTAAG CTATTGGTGGATTGGACTAGAGGAAAGAATCTGATTATATCGAGCGCTGCTCCTTCTGTTAGTGAAATGAGAGGGCCATATGATATTGCAAATTTAACGTCGTTGCTTGGACTTCCTATGGAACGAGCCAAAGCAGCTCTTTCCAAAAATTGTAG AGCTCTTTTAACTCATGCTGTAAGGAGGAAGCATTATTACAAAGAAGCCGTCAGAGTTGAATTAATTCCATCAACAGGGAATTCTGATGAAACAAAGGAAAAACTGCTCAATGATTGGTTGCTGAATTGGGATCCTATCTCCAGTGGCGACGGTGATTTGCTACTAGATGAAATGAAAAACTCTGTTTCCGCTTCCAATTTGGTATCTAAAACTGTGAAGGCGATTGATTTTGCTTCAGTTATGAATAGTATTGCGTCTGCGGCAGAAGAGGCAGTAAAACACCCGTATACAGTTAGTGAAGAAACTAACCGAGATGGTCTCAACTCAAAACCTATAGATTGTGCTAACCATTTGACTGATGTAGAAAATACTAATGTTTTGGAAGATACTAAGATCCCAGATGCAAGCTTAGTTTTGGAAGATGATAAAATGGAAGAAGACTTGATTTTGACTGTTAGTTCCGGACCTTCTATTCTAGAGTCTTCTGATTATCATACACTCAAGAAACATGTGAATGTGGAGGGCGAGGAGCAAGGGATGGAAACAACAGAATTCAAGGGCGAGGAGCAAGGGATGGAAACAACAGAATCCAAGGGCGAGGAACAAAGGATGGAAATAACAGAATCCAAGGGCGAGGAACAAGGGATGGAAATAACAGAATCCAAGGGCAAGGAACAAGGGATGGAAATAACAGAATCCAAGGGCGAGGAACAAGGGATGGAAATAACAGAATCCAAGGAAATGGATATGGTGGTGATGGGAGAACTAACATACGATAAAGATGATGATTTAGTCAACACGGATCTAGCTACACAGGagcaaaagaaaattgaaaatcaGGCTGAAACCAGTTGTACAGTAACGTTTGACAAATTTCCAG GGAAGATTATATTAAAGCCAAGGAAACGTCATAGGGGATTCTTGTTTCCTTTGAGACGACTACTCACACCTATAAATTTCAAGCGGAAGGCTAAGAAGTCAAAAGCAGTTATACAATTGATGTAA